In one Phycisphaeraceae bacterium genomic region, the following are encoded:
- the tadA gene encoding Flp pilus assembly complex ATPase component TadA, giving the protein MFNRGTSIKAPDDGTSASAGGASTSVRSRNGHAGEAKPVRVGDLLVERKVITPEQLAQALASQKERGHKKLLGEVICEMKFATEEQVLEVLAGAYGVPFARVSPKIADPKVIEILPREMLEKQCALPLFVVNGKLTVAVNEPANVFLLEEMERVSGCTIQVVAATARDILATLQSYLPNANVFVIDEIVDDIQSQDLTLVEKEVTDLTNLADSASHSPVIKLVNFLIHGAVQDGASDIHIEPGDGVLRVRFRVDGSMFEKMKPPHQMQPAVVSRIKIMAGLDISERRVPQDGGITVMLNKRPVDLRVSTMPGKFGEKVVMRIIDNRNTLTSLEKIGFSYTMLENFRQVLHQPNGVVLVTGPTGSGKSTTLYGMLNEILDDSLNICTVEDPVEYNLPGVNQFQVNEKAGFTFSGALRALLRQDPDVIMVGEIRDQETAKIATQAALTGHLVLSTLHTNDAPSAITRLFNIGVEPYLVAASIRGVLAQRLLRKVCSSCKEAMEITPQVRRTLDKITDGAAPIETLYKGAGCSKCRNTGYAGRIGVFELFTPDDEVLDAVSRGASLQEIRRLARAGGYVTLQQDGIEKLRAGITTVEELFSATSVG; this is encoded by the coding sequence ATGTTCAACCGAGGCACATCAATCAAGGCTCCTGACGACGGAACATCCGCCAGTGCGGGCGGGGCGTCCACGTCTGTGCGTTCCCGCAACGGGCACGCCGGCGAGGCCAAACCTGTTCGCGTAGGTGATCTGCTCGTGGAGCGAAAGGTCATCACCCCGGAGCAGCTTGCACAGGCGTTGGCGTCTCAGAAAGAACGCGGACACAAGAAACTGCTGGGCGAAGTCATCTGTGAGATGAAGTTCGCCACCGAGGAGCAGGTGTTGGAGGTACTCGCCGGTGCGTATGGCGTGCCATTCGCCCGCGTGTCTCCTAAGATCGCCGATCCAAAAGTTATCGAAATACTTCCTCGTGAAATGCTGGAAAAGCAGTGTGCGCTACCGCTGTTTGTTGTTAACGGCAAGCTCACGGTTGCGGTAAACGAACCAGCAAACGTCTTTCTTCTTGAGGAGATGGAGCGGGTATCGGGCTGTACGATCCAAGTCGTTGCCGCCACCGCTCGTGACATCCTGGCCACGCTTCAGTCCTACCTGCCGAACGCCAACGTCTTTGTTATTGATGAGATTGTTGACGATATTCAGTCACAGGACTTGACGCTTGTTGAGAAGGAAGTCACCGATCTAACAAACCTTGCTGACTCCGCGAGTCACTCGCCGGTTATCAAGCTGGTGAACTTTTTGATTCACGGTGCGGTGCAGGACGGCGCCAGCGATATTCACATTGAGCCTGGTGATGGCGTGCTGCGGGTGCGGTTTCGAGTGGACGGGTCGATGTTTGAAAAAATGAAACCGCCGCATCAAATGCAGCCCGCAGTGGTCAGCCGCATCAAAATCATGGCAGGATTGGATATATCCGAACGTCGTGTGCCGCAGGATGGCGGTATCACGGTCATGCTCAACAAGCGGCCGGTGGATCTGCGCGTCTCGACCATGCCGGGAAAATTCGGCGAAAAAGTCGTGATGCGCATCATTGATAACCGCAACACGCTGACGAGTCTGGAAAAAATCGGGTTTTCCTACACCATGCTCGAAAACTTCCGCCAAGTGCTGCACCAACCAAACGGTGTTGTGCTGGTGACGGGGCCGACAGGCAGCGGTAAGTCCACCACGCTGTACGGCATGCTCAATGAAATACTCGACGACTCACTCAACATTTGCACAGTTGAGGATCCTGTCGAATACAACCTGCCGGGTGTCAACCAGTTCCAGGTGAACGAGAAGGCGGGCTTTACTTTTTCCGGTGCGCTGCGGGCACTGTTGCGTCAGGATCCCGACGTGATCATGGTCGGTGAAATCCGCGACCAGGAAACGGCGAAGATTGCCACACAGGCGGCTCTGACGGGGCACCTTGTGCTCTCCACATTGCATACCAACGATGCCCCTAGTGCGATTACCCGACTCTTTAACATCGGCGTGGAACCCTATCTCGTTGCCGCATCGATTCGAGGGGTGCTGGCGCAACGGCTCCTCCGAAAAGTATGTTCCTCCTGCAAGGAAGCGATGGAAATTACGCCGCAGGTCCGTCGAACTCTCGACAAGATCACGGATGGGGCTGCTCCGATAGAGACGCTTTACAAAGGCGCGGGCTGCTCGAAGTGCAGAAATACGGGCTATGCGGGGCGCATTGGTGTGTTTGAGCTATTTACACCGGACGATGAAGTGCTGGACGCAGTCAGTCGCGGAGCGAGTCTTCAGGAAATACGCCGCCTCGCCCGCGCGGGGGGTTATGTCACGCTTCAACAGGACGGCATCGAAAAGCTCCGTGCGGGAATCACGACGGTCGAAGAACTTTTCAGCGCCACCTCAGTGGGGTGA
- a CDS encoding glycosyltransferase, whose protein sequence is MHALLIPVGSSGDVHPFVGLGIALKARGHRVSILTNGYFGDLVRRVGLDFIELGTAEEFLAVTQNADLWHPTRGFKTVVGTFAKGLPPMYDAIKQHSVPGETVLVGGSLALGARIAQESLGLPLATIHLQPSIIRSVYQTPRMPMFVLPDWMPKTLKRGAYWLVDNFVVDPAVGPAVNKLRKDVGLAPVRGIMKDWWHSPQMSIGLFPAWFAPPQPDWPPSLRLTGFPLYDERGAVEVPASLEEFIRSGEPPIVFTPGSAMRHGRTFFEAAIEACQHLGRRGILLTRFAEQLPSTLPDSVRYYDFVPLTQLLPRAGALVCHGGIGTIAQGLAAGIPQLIMPLSHDQPDNAWRIKNLGVGDSIKPSKFHGPAVAAKLRVLLESETIRQKCRSVAAQFQGSDPLSQTCHLIESLQSGIKCAADTANPKLRNA, encoded by the coding sequence ATGCACGCGCTTCTGATTCCTGTGGGCAGCAGTGGTGATGTTCACCCTTTCGTCGGCCTGGGTATTGCGCTCAAAGCTCGCGGACATCGTGTATCCATCCTGACCAACGGCTACTTCGGCGATCTGGTTCGTCGTGTCGGGCTTGATTTCATCGAGTTAGGTACAGCGGAAGAATTTCTCGCCGTAACACAGAATGCAGATCTTTGGCACCCTACGCGGGGATTCAAAACGGTGGTTGGCACATTCGCCAAAGGCCTGCCACCGATGTATGACGCGATCAAACAACACAGCGTGCCGGGCGAGACCGTGCTGGTCGGCGGCTCGCTGGCCTTAGGTGCGCGGATTGCCCAGGAATCGCTCGGCCTGCCGTTGGCGACGATTCATCTTCAACCGTCAATCATCCGCAGTGTGTATCAGACGCCGCGTATGCCGATGTTTGTCCTGCCGGACTGGATGCCCAAGACGTTGAAGCGTGGCGCATACTGGCTGGTGGATAATTTCGTCGTTGATCCCGCGGTCGGCCCCGCAGTTAATAAGCTGCGAAAAGACGTCGGCCTTGCCCCGGTTCGAGGCATCATGAAGGACTGGTGGCATTCACCGCAGATGTCGATCGGTCTGTTCCCTGCATGGTTTGCCCCACCACAACCAGATTGGCCCCCGTCGTTGAGGCTTACCGGATTTCCGCTGTATGACGAACGCGGTGCGGTCGAAGTACCCGCCAGCCTTGAAGAATTTATTCGCAGCGGCGAGCCTCCTATTGTGTTTACTCCCGGCTCAGCGATGCGGCATGGGCGCACTTTTTTTGAGGCGGCAATCGAGGCGTGTCAACATCTGGGCAGACGCGGCATACTTCTGACGCGCTTTGCGGAACAACTCCCCTCGACTCTGCCTGATAGTGTCCGCTATTACGACTTTGTACCGTTGACCCAACTCCTGCCTCGCGCCGGGGCGCTGGTTTGTCACGGCGGTATCGGCACCATCGCACAGGGACTGGCAGCCGGAATTCCTCAACTCATCATGCCTCTGTCGCACGACCAGCCGGATAATGCGTGGCGGATTAAAAATCTCGGCGTCGGCGATTCAATCAAGCCATCGAAATTTCATGGTCCTGCGGTTGCGGCAAAACTCCGTGTGCTGCTCGAATCGGAAACCATTCGACAAAAATGCCGTTCGGTCGCAGCGCAATTTCAGGGGAGTGATCCGCTTTCACAGACATGTCATCTGATCGAATCACTCCAGTCTGGAATAAAATGCGCAGCAGATACGGCAAATCCAAAACTGCGGAACGCCTGA
- a CDS encoding tetratricopeptide repeat protein: MKLTTKMILSGLTAGVVLLGTAGCNSNQTKSHKAKVNAANARWMNLRSTLMLQMAQQQFDTGDLEQAERTTADAISIDPKNGRLHVLAGRIALERSQLERAYQRLQTASELDPKLAEAHYYQGIVLQRWQRFDDALAAYRQAYELQADNPGYLLAISEMLISTDKVEEARALLTEKVAYFDQSAAIRGALGQVYLIQNKPAEAADYFRQASLLRPDDMQLIESLALAQVEAGQNQAAIASFGRLAKDEKRANSRHVLFALAAAYERNDQPAQAKDIYLKLTRQDSADAEPWIKLGEIAWAQQDTAGTLLAANRVINIAPKRSEGYLLAGLVWQKRGNVDEALRNFDRAAELAPQSNDAVILRGITLQQAGRTSAAAQAYAEALRRRPDDSRAQELLASVPEADR, from the coding sequence ATGAAGCTTACGACAAAAATGATTTTGAGCGGTCTCACGGCAGGCGTGGTGCTGCTGGGTACCGCTGGCTGCAACAGCAATCAGACCAAGAGCCACAAGGCCAAAGTCAATGCAGCAAACGCGCGCTGGATGAACCTACGCTCGACTCTGATGCTCCAGATGGCGCAGCAGCAGTTCGACACCGGTGATCTTGAACAAGCAGAACGGACAACGGCCGATGCGATCAGCATCGATCCGAAAAATGGCCGCCTGCATGTATTGGCCGGCAGGATCGCCTTGGAGCGAAGCCAGCTTGAGCGCGCTTATCAGCGGTTACAGACTGCCAGCGAGTTGGATCCAAAGCTGGCGGAAGCACACTACTACCAAGGCATCGTGCTTCAGCGCTGGCAGCGTTTTGATGATGCGCTAGCTGCGTATCGTCAAGCCTATGAACTTCAGGCGGATAATCCCGGCTACCTGCTGGCAATCAGCGAAATGCTTATTTCAACCGATAAGGTTGAGGAAGCTCGAGCTTTACTGACCGAAAAGGTTGCCTACTTCGACCAAAGCGCAGCCATTCGTGGTGCGCTGGGGCAGGTTTACCTCATACAAAATAAACCTGCTGAAGCGGCGGATTACTTCCGTCAGGCCTCATTGCTGCGGCCGGATGATATGCAGTTGATTGAATCGCTGGCGCTGGCTCAGGTCGAAGCGGGTCAGAACCAGGCTGCGATCGCGAGCTTTGGCCGGCTGGCCAAAGACGAAAAGCGCGCGAATTCGAGACACGTGCTGTTCGCGCTTGCCGCCGCATATGAGCGAAACGATCAACCCGCCCAGGCGAAGGACATCTATCTCAAGCTCACCCGCCAGGACTCTGCTGACGCCGAGCCGTGGATCAAGCTGGGAGAAATCGCGTGGGCGCAGCAGGATACTGCGGGCACATTGCTGGCAGCGAATCGTGTAATCAACATCGCGCCTAAGCGATCCGAAGGTTATTTGCTGGCGGGATTGGTTTGGCAGAAGCGCGGCAATGTCGATGAGGCTCTGCGCAATTTCGACCGAGCTGCAGAGCTGGCTCCGCAGAGCAACGATGCTGTGATTCTTCGCGGCATTACGCTTCAGCAGGCCGGCCGGACATCAGCCGCAGCGCAGGCCTACGCCGAAGCGCTCCGCCGCCGTCCGGACGATAGCCGCGCGCAGGAACTGCTTGCGAGCGTGCCTGAAGCGGATCGGTAA
- a CDS encoding type II secretion system F family protein: MARYTYQARTNHGELTTGSVQAASLDEAGRIVRGEGKFIVKLTLAPADSSANENSTTNTSKAKGKIKRAEVIFFTHQMSVMIQTGVPLSEALDCAAQQANNPAFRAVLDDVAKHVQGGGEFSAALRKHPKIFPNVMISLIRASEISGTMGTMLERISGYLTKEQATAKHIKSALMYPCFMMTMAVGVTIFLLAFVLPKFAKIYESRGAALPAPTRFLLALSHGLVAYWWMWLGGAIILGVGGYLFVKSSKGRRVFDYLKLNAPIFKHLFTGLYVSRACRTMGTMTAAGVSMLDMIGIVKEVTNNVYYHDLWDKVDERLRQGAQLSETLFSSTLIPRSVAQMIFSGEKSGRLGVVLSKVAEFTEEEFDRAVKTTTQFIEPVMVGAMGLIIGFVAISLLLPIFSVGKVVAGK, from the coding sequence ATGGCACGATATACCTATCAAGCCCGTACGAATCACGGCGAACTGACCACCGGTTCGGTACAGGCGGCCTCTCTTGACGAGGCGGGACGCATCGTGCGCGGCGAGGGCAAGTTCATCGTCAAGCTCACCCTAGCTCCCGCCGACTCGTCTGCAAACGAGAACAGTACGACGAATACGTCGAAAGCCAAAGGAAAGATCAAGCGGGCAGAGGTGATTTTTTTCACCCACCAGATGTCGGTCATGATTCAGACGGGAGTACCTCTGTCTGAAGCACTCGACTGCGCGGCGCAGCAGGCTAACAACCCTGCGTTCCGGGCGGTACTTGATGATGTTGCCAAGCACGTACAGGGCGGCGGCGAGTTTTCTGCGGCTCTCCGAAAACACCCCAAGATATTTCCCAACGTCATGATCAGCCTGATTCGCGCTAGCGAAATATCCGGCACGATGGGCACTATGCTCGAACGCATCTCCGGCTACCTGACCAAGGAGCAGGCCACCGCCAAACACATCAAGAGCGCACTGATGTATCCGTGCTTCATGATGACGATGGCAGTAGGCGTCACCATATTTCTGCTCGCTTTTGTGTTGCCGAAGTTTGCCAAGATTTACGAGTCACGAGGTGCGGCACTCCCGGCTCCGACACGGTTTCTGCTCGCCCTGAGCCACGGACTGGTCGCTTACTGGTGGATGTGGCTGGGCGGAGCGATTATCCTCGGCGTCGGCGGTTACTTGTTCGTTAAAAGTTCCAAGGGGCGGCGGGTATTCGACTACCTCAAGCTCAATGCGCCGATTTTCAAACACCTTTTTACAGGTCTTTATGTAAGCCGTGCCTGTCGCACCATGGGCACGATGACGGCTGCGGGCGTTTCCATGCTCGACATGATCGGCATCGTCAAAGAAGTGACCAACAACGTCTATTACCACGACCTGTGGGATAAGGTGGATGAACGGCTGCGCCAAGGCGCTCAACTATCCGAAACGCTGTTTTCCTCAACGCTGATTCCGCGCAGTGTCGCCCAGATGATTTTCAGCGGTGAGAAATCGGGTCGCCTCGGCGTCGTGTTGTCAAAGGTGGCGGAGTTTACGGAGGAAGAGTTTGATCGCGCGGTGAAGACGACGACACAATTCATCGAGCCGGTCATGGTGGGAGCGATGGGCCTGATCATCGGCTTCGTGGCCATCTCTCTGCTTTTGCCGATCTTCAGTGTTGGAAAAGTCGTCGCGGGCAAGTAA
- a CDS encoding response regulator has product MSDKIKILVVDDEAHILHVVSLKLRNAGYDIITAEDGEEGLESAIQNKPDLIITDYQMPFMTGLELCTALKENEVTCATPAIMLTARGFSLAQELLDKTNIAAVLSKPFSPREVLSKVVELIGGDVPQEASNPS; this is encoded by the coding sequence ATGAGCGACAAAATCAAAATTCTCGTGGTGGATGATGAAGCTCACATCCTGCACGTGGTCAGCCTCAAGCTGCGCAATGCGGGCTACGACATCATCACGGCAGAAGACGGTGAGGAAGGCCTTGAATCTGCGATACAGAACAAGCCCGATCTGATCATCACGGATTATCAGATGCCGTTCATGACCGGGTTGGAATTGTGTACCGCCTTGAAGGAAAACGAGGTGACCTGCGCGACACCCGCAATCATGCTCACCGCTAGAGGATTCAGTCTGGCACAGGAGCTTTTGGATAAGACCAACATTGCTGCGGTGTTGAGCAAGCCGTTCAGTCCTCGCGAAGTGTTGTCCAAGGTGGTGGAGCTTATCGGTGGAGATGTGCCCCAGGAGGCAAGTAATCCCTCGTGA
- a CDS encoding HD-GYP domain-containing protein: protein MTQTAVPISRPGLSDRLRERFDGLGVALVSFEASGRAVFADRMTSLEKLVIEAPAFAAAVRLNWPALSETQGGAISIWPGVWLAPLPGQRRRRIAAEKYQSQIIAAILIGGEFLETDQLRLACDNARQDVQATLARVDPTRLVSASEANRLALTLSWMQKDSLEIDRRCGEIQSMSTQLGESYEELSLLYKLSTSMTVNQEPPQFLTDSCAELQEVLRLRWMALLLTDDDPRLNELSGQVFTAGPIKLSAEQWSPVRRELLKLNAHDGAAIIIDDTATTQIPELSQIASQLLVVFMQREDKTFGVLIGGDKLGGEHISSVDSKLCSSLANSLSIFIENRMLFQDMAAMFMGTLHALTSSIDAKDRYTRGHSERVALMSRQLASAAGLDHNTVERVYISGLVHDVGKIGVPEAVLTKPGKLTDEEFALIKLHPEIGARILRDIRQMQDLIPGVLAHHERWDGRGYPANLKGNDIPLFGRLICLADSFDAMSSNRTYRQALSLQQVLAEISRCAGAQFDPDLAQVFVKLDFTEFQQMLREHQRQITGQEIAA, encoded by the coding sequence GTGACCCAGACAGCCGTACCCATCTCGCGTCCCGGATTATCCGACCGCTTGCGTGAGCGGTTTGATGGATTAGGGGTTGCGCTCGTCTCCTTCGAGGCTTCGGGCCGCGCTGTCTTTGCTGACAGGATGACCAGTCTTGAAAAGCTGGTGATTGAGGCCCCCGCCTTCGCCGCCGCTGTGCGGTTGAACTGGCCTGCGCTTTCCGAGACACAAGGCGGTGCGATTTCGATCTGGCCGGGCGTCTGGCTTGCCCCCCTGCCTGGACAGCGTCGCCGCCGGATTGCCGCGGAGAAGTATCAATCACAGATTATCGCCGCGATTCTAATTGGAGGAGAGTTCCTCGAAACCGATCAGCTCCGTCTGGCTTGTGATAACGCGCGCCAGGATGTGCAGGCGACCCTCGCCCGTGTGGATCCGACACGACTTGTCAGTGCGTCGGAGGCTAATCGCCTGGCACTGACGCTTTCGTGGATGCAGAAAGACTCACTCGAAATTGATCGTCGCTGCGGTGAGATTCAGTCCATGAGCACACAGCTCGGAGAAAGCTACGAGGAGCTCAGCCTTCTCTACAAACTTTCAACGAGCATGACGGTCAACCAGGAGCCGCCGCAGTTTCTCACTGACTCTTGCGCTGAGCTTCAAGAAGTTCTGCGGCTGCGCTGGATGGCGCTGCTGCTGACGGATGATGATCCCCGGCTAAATGAGCTTTCGGGACAGGTGTTTACCGCGGGCCCCATTAAACTCTCGGCGGAGCAATGGTCCCCCGTTCGCCGCGAACTCCTCAAACTCAACGCTCACGACGGTGCCGCGATCATCATTGACGATACTGCGACGACTCAAATTCCTGAGCTGTCACAGATTGCCAGCCAGCTTCTGGTTGTCTTCATGCAGCGTGAAGACAAGACTTTTGGCGTGCTGATTGGCGGCGATAAGCTCGGCGGCGAGCACATCTCCAGCGTGGATTCGAAACTCTGTAGCTCGCTGGCGAACAGTCTCTCGATCTTCATCGAAAACCGGATGCTGTTTCAGGACATGGCGGCTATGTTCATGGGCACGCTGCACGCGCTGACCAGCTCAATCGATGCCAAGGACCGATACACACGCGGTCACTCCGAGCGAGTCGCGCTGATGTCGCGTCAGCTTGCCTCAGCGGCAGGCCTCGACCATAACACGGTCGAGCGCGTTTACATCTCCGGCCTGGTTCATGACGTGGGCAAGATCGGCGTACCCGAGGCAGTGCTGACCAAGCCGGGCAAACTCACCGACGAGGAATTCGCCCTCATCAAACTCCACCCCGAAATCGGCGCGCGCATCCTGCGCGACATACGCCAGATGCAGGACTTGATCCCGGGGGTACTGGCGCACCACGAACGGTGGGATGGTCGGGGATATCCAGCAAATCTCAAGGGCAACGATATTCCGTTATTTGGTCGGTTGATCTGCCTGGCCGACTCGTTCGACGCGATGAGCAGCAACCGTACTTACCGGCAAGCATTGTCTCTCCAACAGGTGCTCGCCGAAATCAGTCGATGTGCCGGAGCGCAGTTTGATCCCGATCTTGCGCAGGTCTTTGTCAAACTCGATTTCACGGAGTTTCAGCAGATGCTTCGTGAACATCAGCGGCAGATTACTGGTCAGGAGATCGCAGCATGA
- a CDS encoding STAS domain-containing protein, whose protein sequence is MKLSHEDYDQLTVMQIKGDLNADATDEFRKAINARIDAKIRDFVFDVAEMEFVDSKGLEALLWAQEVCGEKLGQVRLAAPRENVAKILEITRLSPRFDCHADVDAAIKSLR, encoded by the coding sequence ATGAAACTCAGCCATGAAGACTATGACCAGCTCACGGTGATGCAGATCAAGGGCGATCTGAACGCGGACGCAACGGATGAGTTTCGGAAAGCGATCAACGCCCGCATCGACGCAAAAATCAGGGATTTTGTGTTTGATGTGGCGGAGATGGAGTTCGTCGATTCCAAGGGGCTCGAAGCACTTCTGTGGGCACAGGAGGTCTGCGGGGAAAAACTAGGCCAGGTCCGACTGGCGGCACCACGGGAAAACGTCGCCAAGATCCTGGAGATCACCCGCCTCAGCCCCCGATTCGACTGTCACGCGGACGTGGATGCAGCAATCAAGAGTCTCAGATAA
- a CDS encoding PAS domain-containing protein, with the protein MSVTRWSSAIVGTGAAGLVASSGFYFQPIRYNDTFAVALLAGIAVVSGLILALIHWLMISRLGSDLSRLTTHVEAIGKLDSRPPAYKSSTDLSELEKSIEQTLGGLRKRIEALVNQRRELEVQTRIAEAERRHAEAVLNSITDAVVVTDAFNEIALANESAARVLNFDLEGAIRKPIDRIVHDPLLVNLIKDTREGGNAALRRHVEHRLGRNGHSATYDVTLACVTDNSRTGPETAGVVAILRDITREKEIAEMKSDFVSNVSHELRTPLSSIKAYVEMLVDGEAHDEATRAEFYNIIQGEANRLGRLIDNILNISRIESGVIKVQREHVSLPGVIKDVIDVLLPQARAKQIELLEIPTPIFFQVFADKDMIYQAVLNLISNSIKYTPNGGKVSVSIVVDEHSRTVNVSVADNGVGIPATDLPHLFEKFYRVADHKKMAKGTGLGLNLVKHIIETVHGGKVSVTSELGKGSTFTFSLPMADNG; encoded by the coding sequence TTGTCGGTAACACGTTGGTCCAGTGCGATTGTCGGAACAGGCGCTGCCGGCTTGGTGGCGTCCTCCGGGTTCTATTTTCAGCCCATCCGATATAACGACACCTTTGCGGTTGCCCTGCTGGCAGGCATTGCCGTTGTGTCGGGATTGATCCTGGCACTGATTCACTGGCTCATGATCAGCAGGCTGGGGAGCGATCTCTCGCGCCTGACGACCCACGTGGAGGCGATCGGCAAACTTGATTCCCGTCCGCCGGCATATAAATCCAGCACCGATCTGAGTGAACTCGAAAAATCGATCGAACAGACGCTCGGAGGTCTGCGCAAGCGGATCGAGGCGCTCGTAAATCAGCGGCGCGAGCTTGAGGTACAGACGCGGATCGCGGAGGCGGAACGCCGACACGCGGAAGCGGTCCTTAACTCGATCACTGATGCGGTGGTTGTGACCGACGCCTTTAACGAAATCGCGCTGGCTAACGAATCTGCGGCACGGGTACTCAATTTCGATCTCGAGGGAGCGATACGCAAACCCATTGATCGCATTGTGCACGATCCTCTGCTGGTCAATCTGATCAAGGACACCCGCGAAGGCGGCAACGCTGCCCTTCGCCGCCACGTCGAGCACCGTCTGGGTCGGAATGGTCATTCGGCGACGTATGACGTCACGCTTGCGTGTGTTACCGACAACAGCCGCACGGGGCCGGAAACAGCAGGCGTTGTTGCCATTCTCCGCGATATCACCAGAGAGAAAGAAATCGCGGAAATGAAAAGCGACTTCGTTTCCAATGTTTCACACGAGCTGCGCACGCCGCTTTCATCCATCAAAGCCTATGTGGAGATGCTGGTGGATGGTGAAGCTCACGACGAAGCGACACGCGCGGAGTTTTACAACATCATCCAGGGCGAAGCGAATCGTCTTGGCCGCCTGATTGACAACATCCTCAACATCAGCCGAATCGAATCCGGCGTGATCAAGGTCCAGCGCGAGCACGTTTCTTTGCCGGGCGTCATCAAGGATGTCATCGACGTGCTGCTGCCGCAAGCTCGTGCCAAGCAGATCGAACTGTTGGAGATTCCAACGCCGATCTTCTTCCAGGTCTTTGCGGATAAAGACATGATCTACCAGGCGGTGTTAAACCTGATCAGTAACTCGATCAAGTACACACCCAACGGCGGCAAGGTCAGCGTGTCAATCGTCGTGGATGAGCATAGCCGCACGGTCAACGTATCGGTGGCGGATAACGGCGTGGGTATCCCCGCCACTGACCTCCCGCATTTATTTGAAAAGTTCTACCGCGTGGCGGACCACAAAAAGATGGCCAAGGGAACCGGGCTGGGCCTGAACCTGGTCAAGCACATTATCGAGACCGTCCACGGCGGCAAAGTCAGCGTCACAAGTGAACTTGGTAAGGGCAGTACGTTCACGTTCAGCCTTCCAATGGCCGACAACGGATAA
- a CDS encoding DUF1425 domain-containing protein codes for MFVLLLVTITIASVGCDTVKAPPSGRMDKLSADQYPRGVVLEGFDEELVFGKTIVDPTTEDRPMRVAQAVRNISKRVLNIQYQFQFFDAQGRPLKTNQGWKFLNLAVRDEHFLEGAALDTNAVDWRLVVRPAH; via the coding sequence ATGTTTGTATTGCTTTTGGTAACGATCACCATCGCTTCGGTCGGTTGTGACACGGTTAAAGCACCGCCTTCGGGGCGCATGGACAAACTCTCTGCGGACCAATACCCAAGAGGCGTCGTGCTCGAAGGGTTTGATGAGGAGCTGGTTTTTGGAAAAACCATTGTTGATCCGACAACCGAGGACCGGCCCATGCGGGTGGCACAAGCTGTGCGCAACATCAGCAAGCGCGTGCTTAACATTCAATATCAATTCCAGTTCTTCGACGCACAGGGACGACCACTCAAAACCAATCAGGGATGGAAGTTCCTGAACCTGGCAGTTCGCGACGAACACTTTTTGGAAGGTGCGGCCCTGGACACCAATGCGGTGGATTGGCGACTCGTGGTGCGACCGGCGCACTGA